In a single window of the Perca flavescens isolate YP-PL-M2 chromosome 18, PFLA_1.0, whole genome shotgun sequence genome:
- the LOC114573367 gene encoding jun dimerization protein 2 produces the protein MMPGQIPDPSLAAGSLPCLGPLAGISATTLTDQLKLADFRQLGTMLSPLHFLGRLGKRPLAIKTEMDEDEERRKRRREKNKVAAARCRNKKKERTDFLQRESERLEMVNSDLKAQIEELRLERQQLMVMLNLHRPTCIVRTDSVKTPESEANPLLEQLSADTK, from the exons ATGATGCCGGGACAGATACCTGACCCTTCGCTGGCGGCGGGCTCCCTGCCCTGCCTGGGCCCGCTGGCGGGCATCTCGGCCACCACACTCACTGATCAGCTCAAGCTGGCGGACTTCCGCCAACTGGGCACCATGCTGTCCCCGCTACATTTCCTCGGGAGGCTGGGGAAGAGGCCGCTGGCCATCAAGACAGag ATGGATGAAGATGAGGAAAGGAGGAAACGGAGACGAGAGAAAAACAAGGTAGCAGCAGCGCGATGCCGAAACAAAAAGAAGGAACGGACTGACTTCCTTCAAAGG GAATCGGAGCGTCTGGAGATGGTGAACTCTGACCTAAAGGCCCAGATCGAGGAGCTCCGTCTGGAGAGGCAGCAGCTAATGGTGATGCTCAATCTCCACCGGCCCACCTGCATCGTGAGGACCGACAGCGTCAAAACACCCGAGAGCGAGGCCAACCCTCTGCTGGAGCAGCTGTCCGCCGACACCAAGTGA
- the LOC114573365 gene encoding proto-oncogene c-Fos codes for MHPDSSTEFDSSSSCSTASPGGDTPGCSQHPPDSLSSSVDSAKISAADSFVPTVTAISTSTDLRWMVQPTVITSVSPSSRRAKTKTQSSSAANKAKPSNRKGLKEKASKEEEERRRIRRERNKIAAAKCRNRRRELIDTLQAETDKLEDEKSALQTEIADLLREKERLEQVLVSHKPSCKLPVNDNDDDDNDEEEDNSEDDDVNIMLQDPPASPQLLSMLENGKHPESNTAIGEASIGQDMDTVPCIPAAAILGNSNILLCSSAEEEALEDLKGDDLDDLVPSLEMAVSPDMAASVPDIDLSSPFCLSDWETLYKSVANDLESLSTPVMSSSPTCSNYRTVFSFNYSEIDSLDEGFESLKGSLGASELMKDLNSPTLLAL; via the exons ATGCATCCAGACTCCAGCACTGAATTCGACTCATCGTCCAGCTGTAGCACAGCATCGCCTGGCGGGGACACCCCTGGGTGCAGCCAGCATCCTCCTGACTCGCTTTCATCATCAGTGGACAGCGCCAAG ATCAGTGCAGCAGACTCCTTTGTTCCGACCGTGACTGCAATCTCAACCTCTACGGATCTAAGGTGGATGGTGCAGCCGACAGTCATCACATCTGTCTCCCCGTCGTCCCGCCGTGCAAAAACCAAAACTCAGTCGTCTTCCGCGGCAAACAAGGCAAAGCCCTCCAACAGGAAAGGGCTGAAAGAAAAG GCTtccaaagaggaggaagaaaggaggaggatcaggagagagaggaacaagATTGCTGCAGCAAAGTGTCGTAACAGACGAAGGGAGCTGATAGACACTCTGCAAGCT GAAACTGACAAGCTCGAAGATGAGAAGTCTGCGCTCCAGACAGAGATAGCCGACCTgctgagggagaaggagagactgGAACAGGTCTTAGTCTCCCACAAACCATCCTGCAAACTTCCTGTAAAtgacaatgatgatgatgataatgatgaggaggaggataatagtgaagatgatgatgttAACATAATGCTGCAAGATCCTCCGGCCTCCCCACAGCTGCTGTCCATGTTAGAGAATGGAAAACATCCAGAGAGCAACACGGCCATCGGAGAAGCCTCTATTGGTCAAGACATGGACACTGTCCCTTGCATCCCTGCTGCAGCCATTTTGGGGAACTCCAACATCCTCCTGTGTTCGAGTGCAGAAGAGGAGGCTCTGGAGGACTTGAAAGGAGATGACCTGGATGACTTGGTGCCCAGCCTGGAGATGGCAGTGAGTCCAGATATGGCTGCATCTGTCCCTGACATAGACCTGAGCAGCCCCTTCTGCCTCTCAGACTGGGAAACCCTGTACAAGTCAGTGGCGAACGACCTTGAATCTTTGAGCACGCCAGTCATGTCTTCCAGTCCAACTTGTAGCAATTACCGCACAGTGTTTTCCTTTAATTACTCTGAGATTGATTCCTTGGATGAGGGCTTTGAGAGCCTCAAAGGCAGCCTCGGTGCATCTGAGTTAATGAAAGATCTTAACTCTCCAACACTTCTGGCCTTGTGA